A window from Cyprinus carpio isolate SPL01 chromosome A11, ASM1834038v1, whole genome shotgun sequence encodes these proteins:
- the LOC122146618 gene encoding fibroin heavy chain-like isoform X1 has protein sequence MTARVYFSLTAVLSCLFGYLRITHAIQRRTTVDGLCPARLTVVPSHRGCTSDKDCPGGYKCCQFDCGPVCVPPVFMKPGQCPIPEMTPLFAESCFHDGQCPATQKCCPTTGGFACSEPRGQGGGQGGSRGQGGGRGQGGGQGLGGGMGLGGGLGGGMGQGGGTGSGTGQGQGSGMGSGTGQGQGGSLGQGSGTGLVSRLGQGGGLGLGGGLGQGLGSGTGLVSHLGGLGGGMGLGGGMGLGGSTGSGLGKGSGTGQGSGMGSGTGQGSGMGSGTGQGQGGGLGQGSVTGLVSRLGQRGGLGQGAGLGLGGGLGQGLGSGTGLVSHLGLGGGLGQGGSLGLGGGLSQGSGMGSGTGQGHGNGMGGSLGKGSGMGSSLGQGLGSSTGLGSGLGQGSGTGQGSGTGRGLGSGMGSSLGQGIGMGQGSGTGQGSGMGSGSGTGQGQGSGMGSGLGQGLVSHLGQGGGLGLGGGLGLGSGMGGGLGQGGGMGLGGGMGLGSGMGMGGGLGLGSGMGLGGGTGLGSGMGSGTGQGRGMESSTGQGSGTGSGLGQGLVSSTGLLSRLGQGGGLGLESGMGGSLGSGMGLGGGLAQGSGAGLGSRLGQGSGLGSGSGTGQGQGSSMGSGTGQGSGTGQGLVSGLGQGSGTGQGSRLGQGSGLGSGLGKGSSMGRGTGQGSGMGRGTGQGQGSGMGSGLGKGSSMGRGTGQGSGMGRGTGQGQGSGMGSNLGQGSGTGQGLISILGQGSRSGQGSGMVSSTGLVSGLGQGSGMGNGMGTSLSLGSSLGQGSDTGLVSRLGQGSGLGSGTGQGSGIGQGLGRGLGSLGQGSGTASGTGQGSGTASGTGQGSGIGQGMGSGLGSLGQGSGMVSGTGQGSGVARGTGQGSGTASGTGQGSGTASGTGQGSGIGQGIGSGLGSLGQGSGMVSGTGQGSGMVSGTGQGLVSSSGLVSGTGQGSGMVSGTGQGSGMVSGTGQGSGMVSGTGQGLVSSSGLVSGTGQGSGMVSGTGQGSGMVSGTGQGSGMVSGTGQGLVSSSGLVSGTGQGSGMVSGTGQGMGSGLGQESGMGSGTGQGMGSGTGQGMGSGTGQGMGSGTGQGSGMGSGTGQGSGMVSGTDQGSSMVSGTGQGLVSSTGLVSGTDQGSGQGSGMGSGTGQGLVSSSGLVSGTGQGSSMVSGTGQGSGMLSGTGQGSGMVSGTGQGLVSSSGLVSGTGQGSGMLSGTGQRLVSSSGLVSGTGQGSGMVSGTGQGMGSGTGQGMGSGTGQGMGSGTGQGRGTGLGQGSGMGSGTGQGSGMVSGTGQGSGMVSGTGQGLVSSAGLVSGTDQGSGQGSGTGQGQGSFMGSGTGQGLVSSSGLVSGTGQGSGMVSGTGQGLVSSSGLVSGTGQGSGMVSGTGQGMGSGLGQESGMGSGTGQGMGSGTGQGMGSGTGQGMGSGTGQGMGSGTGQGRGTGLGQGSGMGSGTGQERGTGLGQGSGMGSGTGQGSGMVSGTGQGLVSSSGLVSGFGQGSGMASGTGQGSGMVSGTGQGSGMVSGTGQGSGMVSGTGQGSGMVSGTGQGSGMGNGNGMGSVLGQGSGMVSGTGLISCLSQRSSTESGLGQGSSTGQGSGLGQGMGSGMGSGTGQGQGSGLGQGMGSGMVSGTGQESSTGQGSGLGQGMGSGTGQGQGSGLGQGMGSGLGNLSLGSSLGQGSGTGQGSSIVCGAGQVSGTGSDLESSLGQGSGMGNGNGMGSGLDLGSGTGQGSGTGLGQGNGLGQGMGSSSSLVSGTGQGLVSSTGQGSGAGQESSLGQGMGSGLGSFGQGSRLESGQGQGSGTGQGRSLGQGLVSSTGLESGLGQGSGMGNGNGMGSGLDLGSGTGQGRGLGQGSGMGNGMGSGLGQGSSMGNGMGSGLGQGSGMGSGLGQGSGMGSGLGQGSGTGQGLGSLARAW, from the exons ATGACAGCTCGAGTGTATTTCTCGTTGACTGCTGTTTTATCATGTCTGTTTGGATACTTGAGGATAACTCACGCCATTCAAAGACGAACCACAG TGGACGGTTTATGTCCAGCGAGGCTGACGGTCGTGCCATCCCATCGAGGATGTACTTCTGATAAAGACTGCCCTGGAGGATACAAATGCTGTCAATTTGACTGTGGGCCTGTTTGCGTGCCTCCTGTGTTCA TGAAGCCAGGTCAATGTCCAATACCGGAGATGACTCCACTGTTTGCTGAAAGCTGTTTCCATGATGGCCAGTGTCCTGCCACACAAAAATGTTGCCCAACCACCGGTGGCTTTGCATGCAGTGAACCACGAGGCCAGGGAGGGGGCCAGGGAGGCAGCCGGGGCCAGGGAGGCGGCCGGGGCCAGGGAGGCGGCCAGGGCCTGGGAGGCGGAATGGGCCTGGGAGGCGGCCTGGGAGGCGGAATGGGCCAGGGAGGCGGTACGGGAAGTGGTACTGGTcagggccagggaagtggtatgGGAAGTGGTACTGGCCAGGGGCAGGGAGGCAGTCTTGGCCAGGGAAGTGGTACTGGCCTGGTAAGCCGTCTGGGCCAGGGAGGTGGCCTTGGCCTGGGAGGCGGTCTTGGCCAGGGCCTGGGAAGCGGTACTGGCCTGGTAAGCCATCTGGGCGGCCTGGGAGGCGGAATGGGCCTGGGAGGCGGAATGGGCCTGGGAGGCAGTACGGGAAGTGGCCTTGGCAAGGGAAGTggtactggccagggaagcggtatgggaagtggtactggccagggaagtggtatgGGAAGTGGTACTGGACAGGGGCAGGGAg GCGGTCTTGGCCAGGGAAGTGTTACTGGCCTGGTAAGCCGTCTGGGCCAGAGAGGTGGCCTTGGCCAGGGGGCTGGCCTTGGCCTGGGAGGAGGTCTTGGCCAGGGCCTGGGAAGCGGTACTGGCCTGGTAAGCCATCTGGGCCTGGGAGGTGGCCTTGGCCAGGGGGGCAGCCTTGGCTTGGGTGGTGGTCTTAGCCAGGGAAGTGGTATGGGAAGTGGTACTGGCCAGGGCCACGGAAATGGAATGGGAGGCAGTCTTGGCAAGGGAAGCGGAATGGGAAGCAGTCTTGGCCAGGGCCTGGGAAGCAGTACTGGCCTGGGAAGCGGTCTTGGCCAGGGCAGTGGTACTGGTCAGGGAAGCGGTACTGGCAGGGGCCTGGGAAGCGGCATGGGAAGCAGTCTGGGCCAGGGAATCGGcatgggccagggaagcggtactggccagggaagcggtatgggaAGTGGAAGTGGTActggccagggccagggaagcggtatgggtAGTGGTCTTGGCCAGGGCCTGGTAAGCCATCTGGGCCAGGGGGGTGGTCTTGGCCTGGGAGGTGGTCTTGGCCTAGGAAGTGGCATGGGAGGCGGTCTTGGCCAGGGGGGTGGCATGGGCCTGGGAGGTGGCATGGGCCTGGGAAGTGGCATGGGCATGGGAGGCGGTCTTGGCCTGGGAAGCGGCATGGGCCTGGGAGGCGGTACTGGCCTGGGAAGCGGAATGGGAAGCGGTACTGGCCAGGGAAGGGGTATGGAAAGCagtactggccagggaagcggtacgGGAAGTGGTCTTGGCCAGGGCCTGGTAAGCAGTACTGGCCTGTTAAGCCGTCTGGGCCAGGGGGGTGGCCTTGGCCTGGAAAGTGGCATGGGAGGCAGCCTGGGAAGTGGCATGGGCCTGGGAGGCGGTCTTGCCCAGGGAAGTGGTGCTGGCCTGGGAAGCCGTTTGGGCCAGGGAAGTGGCCTGGGAAGTGGAAGTGGTActggccagggccagggaagcagTATGGGAAGTGGTACTGGCCAGGGCAGTGGTACTGGCCAAGGCCTGGTAAGCGGtctgggccagggaagcggtactGGCCAGGGAAGCCGTCTGGGCCAGGGAAGTGGCCTGGGAAGTGGTCTTGGCAAGGGAAGCAGTATGGGAAGGggtactggccagggaagcggtatgggaAGGGGTActggccagggccagggaagtggtatgGGAAGCGGTCTTGGCAAGGGAAGCAGTATGGGAAGGggtactggccagggaagcggtatgggaAGGGGTActggccagggccagggaagtggtatgGGAAGCAATCTTGGCCAGGGAAGTGGTACTGGCCAAGGCCTGATAAGCATTCTGGGCCAGGGAAGCCGTTCTGGTCAGGGTAGCGGTATGGTAAGCAGTACTGGCCTGGTAAGTGGACTgggccagggaagtggtatgGGTAATGGTATGGGAACCAGTCTGAGCCTGGGAAGCAGTCTTGGTCAGGGAAGCGATACTGGCCTGGTAAGCCGTTTGGGCCAGGGAAGTGGCCTGGGAAGCGGTACTGGTCAGGGAAGCGGTATTGGCCAGGGTTTGGGAAGAGGTCTCGGCAGTCTTGGCCAGGGAAGTGGCACGGCAAGTGGTACAGGCCAGGGAAGCGGCACGGCAAGTGGTAcaggccagggaagcggtattgGCCAGGGTATGGGAAGTGGTCTCGGCAGTCttggccagggaagtggtatggtgagtggaactggccagggaagcggtgtGGCAAGAGGTACTGGTCAGGGAAGTGGCACGGCAAGTGGTACAGGCCAGGGAAGTGGCACGGCAAGTGGTAcaggccagggaagcggtattgGCCAGGGTATAGGAAGTGGTCTCGGCAGTCttggccagggaagtggtatggtgagtggaactggccagggaagtggtatggtgagtggaactggccagggCCTGGTAAGCAGTTCTGGCCTGGtgagtggaactggccagggaagtggtatggtgagtggaactggccagggaagtggtatggtgagtggtactggccagggaagtggtatggtgagtggaactggccagggCCTGGTAAGCAGTTCTGGCCTGGtgagtggaactggccagggaagtggtatggtgagtggaactggccagggaagtggtatggtgagtggtactggccagggaagtggtatggtgagtggaactggGCAGGGCCTGGTAAGCAGTTCTGGCCTGGTAagtggaactggccagggaagtggtatg gtgAGCGGTACAGGCCAGGGTATGGGAAGTGGTCTTGGCCAGGAAAGCGGTATGGGAAGCGGTACAGGCCAGGGTATGGGAAGCGGTACAGGCCAGGGTATGGGAAGCGGTACAGGCCAGGGTATGGGAAGCGGTACAGGCCAG ggaagcggtatgggaagcggaactggccagggaagcggtatggtgagtggaactgACCAGGGAAGCAgtatggtgagtggaactggccagggCCTGGTTAGCAGTACTGGCCTGGTGAGTGGTACTGACCAAGGaagcggccag ggaagcggtatgggaAGTGGTACTGGCCAGGGCCTGGTAAGCAGTTCTGGCCTGGTGAGTGGTACTGGCCAGGGAAGTAGTATGGTGAGTGgtactggccagggaagtggtatgTTGAGTGgtactggccagggaagtggtatggtgagtggaactggccagggCCTGGTAAGCAGTTCTGGCCTGGTAagtggaactggccagggaagtggtatgTTGAGTGGAACTGGCCAGCGCCTGGTAAGCAGTTCTGGCCTGGtgagtggaactggccagggaagcggtatggtgAGCGGTACAGGCCAGGGTATGGGAAGCGGTACAGGCCAGGGTATGGGAAGCGGTACAGGCCAGGGTATGGGAAGCGGTACAGGCCAGGGAAGGGGTACTGgtcttggccagggaagcggtatgggaagtggtactggccagggaagcggtatggtgagtggaactggccagggaagcggtatggtgagtggaactggTCAGGGCCTGGTTAGTAGTGCTGGCCTGGTGAGTGGTACTGACCAAGGaagcggccagggaagcggtactggacagggccagggaagcttTATGGGAAGTGGTACTGGCCAGGGCCTGGTAAGCAGTTCTGGCCTGGTAagtggaactggccagggaagtg gtatgGTGAGCGGAACTGGGCAGGGCCTGGTAAGCAGTTCTGGCCTGGtgagtggaactggccagggaagcggtatggtgAGCGGTACAGGCCAGG GTATGGGAAGTGGTCTTGGCCAGGAAAGCGGTATGGGAAGCGGTACAGGCCAGGGTATGGGAAGCGGTACAGGCCAGGGTATGGGAAGCGGTACAGGCCAGGGTATGGGAAGCGGTACAGGCCAGGGTATGGGAAGCGGTACTGGCCAGGGAAGGGGTACTGgtcttggccagggaagcggtatgggaAGCGGAACTGGCCAGGAAAGGGGTACTGgtcttggccag ggaagcggtatgggaagtggtactggccagggaagtggtatggtgagtggaactggccagggCCTGGTAAGCAGTTCTGGCCTG GTAAGTGGTTTTGGACAGGGAAGTGGTATGGCAAGcggaactggccagggaagtggtatgGTAAGCGgtactggccagggaagtggtatgGTAAGCGgtactggccagggaagtggtatggtgagtggaactggccagggaagcggtatggtgagtggtactggccagggaagcggtatgggaAATGGTAATGGTATGGGAAGCGTtctgggccagggaagcggtatggtAAGTGGTACTGGCCTGATAAGCTGTCTGAGCCAGAGAAGTAGTACAGAAAGCGGTCTGGGCCAGGGAAGCAGTACTGGACAGGGAAGCGGTCTTGGCCAGGGTATGGGAAGTG GTATGGGAAGTGGTACTGGGcagggccagggaagtggtctTGGCCAGGGTATGGGAAGTGGTATGGTAAGTGGTACTGGGCAGGAAAGCagtactggccagggaagcggtcttGGCCAGGGTATGGGAAGTGGTACTGGGcagggccagggaagtggtctTGGCCAGGGTATGGGAAGTGGTCTTGGCAATCTTAGCCTGGGAAGCAGtctgggccagggaagcggtactGGACAGGGAAGCAGTATTGTATGCGGGGCTGGCCAGGTAAGTGGTACGGGAAGCGATCTTGAAAGCAGTCTgggccagggaagtggtatgGGAAATGGTAATGGTATGGGAAGCGGTCTGGACCTGGGAAGCggtactggccagggaagcggtactGGTCTTGGCCAGGGAAACGGTCTTGGCCAGGGTATGGGAAGCAGTTCTAGCCTGGTAAGCGGAACTGGCCAGGGCCTGGTAAGCAgtactggccagggaagtggtgCTGGGCAGGAAAGCAGTCTTGGCCAGGGTATGGGAAGTGGTCTTGGCAGTTTTGGCCAGGGAAGCAGACTGGAAAGCGGTcaaggccagggaagcggtactGGTCAGGGAAGAAGTCTTGGCCAGGGCCTGGTAAGCAGTACTGGCCTGGAAAGCGGTCTgggccagggaagtggtatgGGAAATGGTAATGGTATGGGAAGCGGTCTGGACCTGGGAAGCGGTACTGGTCAGGGAAGAGGtctgggccagggaagcggtatgggtAATGGTATGGGAAGCGGTCTTGGCCAGGGAAGCAGTATGGGTAATGGTATGGGAAGCGgtcttggccagggaagcggtatgggaagcggtcttggccagggaagcggtatgggaagcggtcttggccagggaagcggtactGGTCAGGGTCTTGGCTCTTTGGCCAGGGCCTGGTAA
- the LOC122146618 gene encoding fibroin heavy chain-like isoform X5 codes for MTARVYFSLTAVLSCLFGYLRITHAIQRRTTVDGLCPARLTVVPSHRGCTSDKDCPGGYKCCQFDCGPVCVPPVFMKPGQCPIPEMTPLFAESCFHDGQCPATQKCCPTTGGFACSEPRGQGGGQGGSRGQGGGRGQGGGQGLGGGMGLGGGLGGGMGQGGGTGSGTGQGQGSGMGSGTGQGQGGSLGQGSGTGLVSRLGQGGGLGLGGGLGQGLGSGTGLVSHLGGLGGGMGLGGGMGLGGSTGSGLGKGSGTGQGSGMGSGTGQGSGMGSGTGQGQGGGLGQGSVTGLVSRLGQRGGLGQGAGLGLGGGLGQGLGSGTGLVSHLGLGGGLGQGGSLGLGGGLSQGSGMGSGTGQGHGNGMGGSLGKGSGMGSSLGQGLGSSTGLGSGLGQGSGTGQGSGTGRGLGSGMGSSLGQGIGMGQGSGTGQGSGMGSGSGTGQGQGSGMGSGLGQGLVSHLGQGGGLGLGGGLGLGSGMGGGLGQGGGMGLGGGMGLGSGMGMGGGLGLGSGMGLGGGTGLGSGMGSGTGQGRGMESSTGQGSGTGSGLGQGLVSSTGLLSRLGQGGGLGLESGMGGSLGSGMGLGGGLAQGSGAGLGSRLGQGSGLGSGSGTGQGQGSSMGSGTGQGSGTGQGLVSGLGQGSGTGQGSRLGQGSGLGSGLGKGSSMGRGTGQGSGMGRGTGQGQGSGMGSGLGKGSSMGRGTGQGSGMGRGTGQGQGSGMGSNLGQGSGTGQGLISILGQGSRSGQGSGMVSSTGLVSGLGQGSGMGNGMGTSLSLGSSLGQGSDTGLVSRLGQGSGLGSGTGQGSGIGQGLGRGLGSLGQGSGTASGTGQGSGTASGTGQGSGIGQGMGSGLGSLGQGSGMVSGTGQGSGVARGTGQGSGTASGTGQGSGTASGTGQGSGIGQGIGSGLGSLGQGSGMVSGTGQGSGMVSGTGQGLVSSSGLVSGTGQGSGMVSGTGQGSGMVSGTGQGSGMVSGTGQGLVSSSGLVSGTGQGSGMVSGTGQGSGMVSGTGQGSGMVSGTGQGLVSSSGLVSGTGQGSGMVSGTGQGSGMVSGTGQGSGMVSGTGQGSGMLSGTGQGSGMVSGTGQGSGMVSGTGQGLVSSSGLVSGTGQGSGMVSGTGQGMGSGLGQESGMGSGTGQGMGSGTGQGMGSGTGQGMGSGTGQGMGSGTGQGRGTGLGQGSGMGSGTGQERGTGLGQGSGMGSGTGQGSGMVSGTGQGLVSSSGLVSGFGQGSGMASGTGQGSGMVSGTGQGSGMVSGTGQGSGMVSGTGQGSGMVSGTGQGSGMGNGNGMGSVLGQGSGMVSGTGLISCLSQRSSTESGLGQGSSTGQGSGLGQGMGSGMGSGTGQGQGSGLGQGMGSGMVSGTGQESSTGQGSGLGQGMGSGTGQGQGSGLGQGMGSGLGNLSLGSSLGQGSGTGQGSSIVCGAGQVSGTGSDLESSLGQGSGMGNGNGMGSGLDLGSGTGQGSGTGLGQGNGLGQGMGSSSSLVSGTGQGLVSSTGQGSGAGQESSLGQGMGSGLGSFGQGSRLESGQGQGSGTGQGRSLGQGLVSSTGLESGLGQGSGMGNGNGMGSGLDLGSGTGQGRGLGQGSGMGNGMGSGLGQGSSMGNGMGSGLGQGSGMGSGLGQGSGMGSGLGQGSGTGQGLGSLARAW; via the exons ATGACAGCTCGAGTGTATTTCTCGTTGACTGCTGTTTTATCATGTCTGTTTGGATACTTGAGGATAACTCACGCCATTCAAAGACGAACCACAG TGGACGGTTTATGTCCAGCGAGGCTGACGGTCGTGCCATCCCATCGAGGATGTACTTCTGATAAAGACTGCCCTGGAGGATACAAATGCTGTCAATTTGACTGTGGGCCTGTTTGCGTGCCTCCTGTGTTCA TGAAGCCAGGTCAATGTCCAATACCGGAGATGACTCCACTGTTTGCTGAAAGCTGTTTCCATGATGGCCAGTGTCCTGCCACACAAAAATGTTGCCCAACCACCGGTGGCTTTGCATGCAGTGAACCACGAGGCCAGGGAGGGGGCCAGGGAGGCAGCCGGGGCCAGGGAGGCGGCCGGGGCCAGGGAGGCGGCCAGGGCCTGGGAGGCGGAATGGGCCTGGGAGGCGGCCTGGGAGGCGGAATGGGCCAGGGAGGCGGTACGGGAAGTGGTACTGGTcagggccagggaagtggtatgGGAAGTGGTACTGGCCAGGGGCAGGGAGGCAGTCTTGGCCAGGGAAGTGGTACTGGCCTGGTAAGCCGTCTGGGCCAGGGAGGTGGCCTTGGCCTGGGAGGCGGTCTTGGCCAGGGCCTGGGAAGCGGTACTGGCCTGGTAAGCCATCTGGGCGGCCTGGGAGGCGGAATGGGCCTGGGAGGCGGAATGGGCCTGGGAGGCAGTACGGGAAGTGGCCTTGGCAAGGGAAGTggtactggccagggaagcggtatgggaagtggtactggccagggaagtggtatgGGAAGTGGTACTGGACAGGGGCAGGGAg GCGGTCTTGGCCAGGGAAGTGTTACTGGCCTGGTAAGCCGTCTGGGCCAGAGAGGTGGCCTTGGCCAGGGGGCTGGCCTTGGCCTGGGAGGAGGTCTTGGCCAGGGCCTGGGAAGCGGTACTGGCCTGGTAAGCCATCTGGGCCTGGGAGGTGGCCTTGGCCAGGGGGGCAGCCTTGGCTTGGGTGGTGGTCTTAGCCAGGGAAGTGGTATGGGAAGTGGTACTGGCCAGGGCCACGGAAATGGAATGGGAGGCAGTCTTGGCAAGGGAAGCGGAATGGGAAGCAGTCTTGGCCAGGGCCTGGGAAGCAGTACTGGCCTGGGAAGCGGTCTTGGCCAGGGCAGTGGTACTGGTCAGGGAAGCGGTACTGGCAGGGGCCTGGGAAGCGGCATGGGAAGCAGTCTGGGCCAGGGAATCGGcatgggccagggaagcggtactggccagggaagcggtatgggaAGTGGAAGTGGTActggccagggccagggaagcggtatgggtAGTGGTCTTGGCCAGGGCCTGGTAAGCCATCTGGGCCAGGGGGGTGGTCTTGGCCTGGGAGGTGGTCTTGGCCTAGGAAGTGGCATGGGAGGCGGTCTTGGCCAGGGGGGTGGCATGGGCCTGGGAGGTGGCATGGGCCTGGGAAGTGGCATGGGCATGGGAGGCGGTCTTGGCCTGGGAAGCGGCATGGGCCTGGGAGGCGGTACTGGCCTGGGAAGCGGAATGGGAAGCGGTACTGGCCAGGGAAGGGGTATGGAAAGCagtactggccagggaagcggtacgGGAAGTGGTCTTGGCCAGGGCCTGGTAAGCAGTACTGGCCTGTTAAGCCGTCTGGGCCAGGGGGGTGGCCTTGGCCTGGAAAGTGGCATGGGAGGCAGCCTGGGAAGTGGCATGGGCCTGGGAGGCGGTCTTGCCCAGGGAAGTGGTGCTGGCCTGGGAAGCCGTTTGGGCCAGGGAAGTGGCCTGGGAAGTGGAAGTGGTActggccagggccagggaagcagTATGGGAAGTGGTACTGGCCAGGGCAGTGGTACTGGCCAAGGCCTGGTAAGCGGtctgggccagggaagcggtactGGCCAGGGAAGCCGTCTGGGCCAGGGAAGTGGCCTGGGAAGTGGTCTTGGCAAGGGAAGCAGTATGGGAAGGggtactggccagggaagcggtatgggaAGGGGTActggccagggccagggaagtggtatgGGAAGCGGTCTTGGCAAGGGAAGCAGTATGGGAAGGggtactggccagggaagcggtatgggaAGGGGTActggccagggccagggaagtggtatgGGAAGCAATCTTGGCCAGGGAAGTGGTACTGGCCAAGGCCTGATAAGCATTCTGGGCCAGGGAAGCCGTTCTGGTCAGGGTAGCGGTATGGTAAGCAGTACTGGCCTGGTAAGTGGACTgggccagggaagtggtatgGGTAATGGTATGGGAACCAGTCTGAGCCTGGGAAGCAGTCTTGGTCAGGGAAGCGATACTGGCCTGGTAAGCCGTTTGGGCCAGGGAAGTGGCCTGGGAAGCGGTACTGGTCAGGGAAGCGGTATTGGCCAGGGTTTGGGAAGAGGTCTCGGCAGTCTTGGCCAGGGAAGTGGCACGGCAAGTGGTACAGGCCAGGGAAGCGGCACGGCAAGTGGTAcaggccagggaagcggtattgGCCAGGGTATGGGAAGTGGTCTCGGCAGTCttggccagggaagtggtatggtgagtggaactggccagggaagcggtgtGGCAAGAGGTACTGGTCAGGGAAGTGGCACGGCAAGTGGTACAGGCCAGGGAAGTGGCACGGCAAGTGGTAcaggccagggaagcggtattgGCCAGGGTATAGGAAGTGGTCTCGGCAGTCttggccagggaagtggtatggtgagtggaactggccagggaagtggtatggtgagtggaactggccagggCCTGGTAAGCAGTTCTGGCCTGGtgagtggaactggccagggaagtggtatggtgagtggaactggccagggaagtggtatggtgagtggtactggccagggaagtggtatggtgagtggaactggccagggCCTGGTAAGCAGTTCTGGCCTGGtgagtggaactggccagggaagtggtatggtgagtggaactggccagggaagtggtatggtgagtggtactggccagggaagtggtatggtgagtggaactggGCAGGGCCTGGTAAGCAGTTCTGGCCTGGTAagtggaactggccagggaagtggtatggtgagtggaactggccagggaagtggtatggtgagtggaactggccagggaagtggtatggtgagtggaactggccagggaagtggtatgttgagtggaactggccagggaagtg gtatggtgagtggtactggccagggaagtggtatgGTGAGCGGAACTGGGCAGGGCCTGGTAAGCAGTTCTGGCCTGGtgagtggaactggccagggaagcggtatggtgAGCGGTACAGGCCAGG GTATGGGAAGTGGTCTTGGCCAGGAAAGCGGTATGGGAAGCGGTACAGGCCAGGGTATGGGAAGCGGTACAGGCCAGGGTATGGGAAGCGGTACAGGCCAGGGTATGGGAAGCGGTACAGGCCAGGGTATGGGAAGCGGTACTGGCCAGGGAAGGGGTACTGgtcttggccagggaagcggtatgggaAGCGGAACTGGCCAGGAAAGGGGTACTGgtcttggccag ggaagcggtatgggaagtggtactggccagggaagtggtatggtgagtggaactggccagggCCTGGTAAGCAGTTCTGGCCTG GTAAGTGGTTTTGGACAGGGAAGTGGTATGGCAAGcggaactggccagggaagtggtatgGTAAGCGgtactggccagggaagtggtatgGTAAGCGgtactggccagggaagtggtatggtgagtggaactggccagggaagcggtatggtgagtggtactggccagggaagcggtatgggaAATGGTAATGGTATGGGAAGCGTtctgggccagggaagcggtatggtAAGTGGTACTGGCCTGATAAGCTGTCTGAGCCAGAGAAGTAGTACAGAAAGCGGTCTGGGCCAGGGAAGCAGTACTGGACAGGGAAGCGGTCTTGGCCAGGGTATGGGAAGTG GTATGGGAAGTGGTACTGGGcagggccagggaagtggtctTGGCCAGGGTATGGGAAGTGGTATGGTAAGTGGTACTGGGCAGGAAAGCagtactggccagggaagcggtcttGGCCAGGGTATGGGAAGTGGTACTGGGcagggccagggaagtggtctTGGCCAGGGTATGGGAAGTGGTCTTGGCAATCTTAGCCTGGGAAGCAGtctgggccagggaagcggtactGGACAGGGAAGCAGTATTGTATGCGGGGCTGGCCAGGTAAGTGGTACGGGAAGCGATCTTGAAAGCAGTCTgggccagggaagtggtatgGGAAATGGTAATGGTATGGGAAGCGGTCTGGACCTGGGAAGCggtactggccagggaagcggtactGGTCTTGGCCAGGGAAACGGTCTTGGCCAGGGTATGGGAAGCAGTTCTAGCCTGGTAAGCGGAACTGGCCAGGGCCTGGTAAGCAgtactggccagggaagtggtgCTGGGCAGGAAAGCAGTCTTGGCCAGGGTATGGGAAGTGGTCTTGGCAGTTTTGGCCAGGGAAGCAGACTGGAAAGCGGTcaaggccagggaagcggtactGGTCAGGGAAGAAGTCTTGGCCAGGGCCTGGTAAGCAGTACTGGCCTGGAAAGCGGTCTgggccagggaagtggtatgGGAAATGGTAATGGTATGGGAAGCGGTCTGGACCTGGGAAGCGGTACTGGTCAGGGAAGAGGtctgggccagggaagcggtatgggtAATGGTATGGGAAGCGGTCTTGGCCAGGGAAGCAGTATGGGTAATGGTATGGGAAGCGgtcttggccagggaagcggtatgggaagcggtcttggccagggaagcggtatgggaagcggtcttggccagggaagcggtactGGTCAGGGTCTTGGCTCTTTGGCCAGGGCCTGGTAA